Proteins encoded within one genomic window of Paraglaciecola psychrophila 170:
- a CDS encoding citrate synthase, which yields MAENKAILKVGDKEIELPILSGTAGHDVIDVRSLGANGYFTYDPGFMATGSCESTITYIDGAKGILLHRGYSIEELARDSDYIEVVYMLLHDKTPNTEEYRDFKDTITRHTLVHDQINNFFRGFRRDAHPMAMLCGSVGAMSSFYHDDLNIHDPEQRLRSAYRLVAKMPTLVAMCYKYNIGQPFVYPKNELSYAENFLNMMFSVPAEDYKISPAVAKAVDRIFILHADHEQNASTSTVRLAGSSGANPYACIAAGVASLWGPAHGGANEACLNMLEEIGTVDRIPEFIARAKDKDDPFRLMGFGHRVYKNFDPRATVMRESCHEVLAELNIDDPLLNVAMELERIALSDPYFAEKKLFPNVDFYSGIILKAIGIPTNMFTCIFALARTVGWVSHWHEMLSQPGQKIGRPRQLYTGEAQRPYSKIDK from the coding sequence ATGGCAGAAAATAAAGCCATTTTAAAAGTGGGTGACAAAGAAATCGAACTTCCGATTTTGTCAGGTACCGCAGGCCACGATGTAATAGATGTAAGGTCTTTAGGTGCCAATGGTTACTTTACTTATGACCCTGGGTTTATGGCAACGGGCTCATGTGAGTCGACGATCACTTATATTGATGGCGCCAAAGGCATTCTGCTACACAGAGGTTATTCCATTGAAGAATTAGCTCGAGATTCAGATTACATTGAAGTGGTTTACATGCTTTTGCATGATAAAACTCCTAACACTGAAGAATACAGAGACTTTAAAGACACGATCACTCGTCATACTCTTGTTCACGACCAAATTAATAACTTTTTCAGAGGTTTCAGACGCGATGCGCATCCAATGGCAATGTTATGTGGCTCGGTAGGTGCTATGTCATCCTTTTATCACGATGACCTGAACATTCATGATCCTGAACAACGTCTACGCAGCGCTTATCGCTTGGTGGCTAAGATGCCGACATTGGTTGCAATGTGTTACAAATACAACATTGGTCAACCTTTTGTTTACCCTAAAAATGAATTGAGTTATGCAGAAAACTTTTTAAACATGATGTTTTCTGTCCCCGCGGAAGATTATAAAATCAGTCCAGCAGTAGCTAAGGCAGTTGATAGAATATTTATTTTGCATGCTGATCACGAACAGAATGCATCAACCTCTACAGTTCGTTTGGCGGGATCGTCTGGTGCTAACCCATACGCGTGTATTGCTGCTGGTGTTGCGTCTTTATGGGGGCCTGCTCACGGCGGTGCCAATGAAGCTTGTTTGAATATGCTCGAGGAAATAGGGACAGTTGACCGTATACCTGAGTTTATTGCTAGAGCCAAAGATAAAGATGACCCGTTCCGCTTAATGGGCTTTGGCCATAGAGTTTACAAAAACTTCGATCCGCGTGCCACAGTTATGCGTGAAAGTTGTCATGAAGTTTTAGCTGAGCTTAACATCGACGATCCACTGCTTAATGTAGCAATGGAACTTGAACGTATTGCTTTGAGTGATCCCTACTTTGCAGAGAAAAAACTTTTCCCGAATGTAGATTTCTATTCTGGTATTATTCTAAAAGCGATTGGTATTCCAACCAACATGTTTACCTGTATTTTTGCCTTGGCACGTACAGTAGGATGGGTATCACATTGGCACGAAATGTTGAGCCAGCCAGGACAAAAAATAGGTCGTCCTCGTCAGTTATATACTGGTGAAGCACAACGTCCTTATAGTAAGATTGATAAATAG
- the sdhC gene encoding succinate dehydrogenase, cytochrome b556 subunit encodes MKKQRPVNLQLNTISFPPAAITSILHRITGVALFFAMMFVIWAWAMSVSSSESFALVQEQMAGPLGKFVAIGTISALTYHVLGGLRHMVMDMGYWEELQSGDISAKAIIAAWIILTILVGVVLW; translated from the coding sequence GTGAAAAAACAAAGACCAGTTAACTTACAACTCAATACTATTAGTTTTCCTCCTGCAGCAATCACTTCAATTCTCCATCGTATTACAGGCGTCGCATTGTTTTTTGCAATGATGTTTGTGATCTGGGCGTGGGCGATGTCTGTATCATCATCTGAGAGTTTCGCTCTCGTTCAAGAACAAATGGCGGGTCCTCTTGGTAAGTTTGTTGCCATAGGCACCATTTCTGCCTTGACGTATCATGTGTTAGGCGGTCTCAGGCACATGGTAATGGATATGGGGTATTGGGAAGAACTTCAGTCCGGTGATATAAGTGCTAAAGCAATTATTGCGGCATGGATTATCTTAACAATCTTAGTAGGAGTTGTATTATGGTAA
- the sdhD gene encoding succinate dehydrogenase, hydrophobic membrane anchor protein, protein MVTGQASLKRNGVQDYVTTRATALIMTAFSLFMGWYFISTPAITYVMWNDLFSGLAMKVFTFVTLVSIMFHIRIGMWQVLTDYVKAPGLRAFIQFVINLTAFVYVVVGLFVLWGV, encoded by the coding sequence ATGGTAACGGGTCAAGCAAGTTTAAAACGTAATGGCGTACAAGATTACGTCACTACACGTGCTACCGCTTTGATTATGACTGCGTTTTCTTTGTTTATGGGGTGGTATTTTATCTCTACCCCAGCCATTACTTATGTAATGTGGAACGATTTGTTTTCTGGTCTTGCGATGAAAGTATTCACATTTGTTACTTTGGTTTCGATCATGTTCCACATTCGTATTGGTATGTGGCAGGTTTTAACCGACTATGTTAAAGCACCAGGTTTGCGTGCGTTTATTCAATTTGTTATTAACCTAACTGCATTTGTTTATGTGGTTGTTGGTTTATTTGTTTTGTGGGGTGTGTAA